The Streptomyces vinaceus genome contains the following window.
CGACTACTGCTCCGAGGGCCTGTACACCTCCTGCGTGCACGGCGGTTTCTGGGGCTCGGTCGGCTTCGACGGCGGCCAGGGCGAGGCCGTCCGGGTCCCGCACGCCGACGGCACCCTCGTGAAGCTGCCCGCCGAGGCCGTCTCCGACGACCACCTGCTGACCGGCCTGCTCGCCCTCTCCGACGTCATGGGCACCGGCCACCACGCCGCCCTGGGCGCCGGCGTCCGCAAGGGTTCCACCGTGGCCGTCGTCGGCGACGGTGCGGTGGGCCTGTGCGGTGTCCTCGCCGCCAAGCGCCTGGGCGCCGAACGGATCATCGCCCTGGGCCGCCACACCGCCCGTACGGACATCGCCAAGCTCTTCGGGGCCACCGACGTCGTCGCCGAGCGCGGGGAGGCCGCGGAGGCCGCGGTCCGCGAGCTCACCGGAGGCCAGGGCGCCCACGCGGTCATCGAGGCCGTCGGCACCGAGCAGTCCATGCGCACCGCCGTGAACATCACCCGTGACGGCGGGGCCGTCGGCTACGTCGGCGTCCCGCACGGCAGCGGCACCGGCCTGGACCTCGGCGTGATGTTCGACCGCAACATCGCCCTGCGCGGCGGCGTCGCGCCGGTGCGCGCGTACATCCCGGAGCTGCTGGAGGACGTGCTCAGCGGGGCGATCGACCCGGCGCCCGTCTTCGACCGCGCCGTGTCCCTGGACGAGGTCCCGGACGGCTACCGCGCCATGGACGACCGCAGCGCGCTGAAGGTGCTCATCAAGCCCTGAAGGTCCTGAACGGCGGGAGGGGCCGGACCGGGGACATCCCCGGTCCGGCCCCTCCCGTTTCAGGCGTTCGCCCCGCTCACTTCACGGCCTTCAGCGCGTCCACCACGCCGTAGCCGTAGTACCCGGTCTGGCCCCACTTGCTCTGGCAGGTGGCGGCGTCGACCAGCGCGCCGGCGGCGTCGTAGATCTTCTCCGGGCAGGCCACCTTCGTGGCCTGGGCCTTCAGCATGGCCTGGAGCTGCGAGGGCGTGGCCTTCGGGTGCGCGCTCTTGAGCAGCGCCGCCACGCCCGCCACGTGCGGTCCGGCCATCGAGGTGCCCTGCTTGTAGCCGTAGCCGCCGCCCGGCAGCGTCGACAGCACGCGGCCGTTGGCGTCCGGGGTGGCCGGGACCTGCCACTTGTCGCCGCCCGGGGCGGCGACGTCGACCACGCCCAGACCGAAGCTGGAGTAGTACGACCGCAGGCCTTGGTCGCCGGTCGCGCTCACCGTCACCACACCCGGGAGCTGGGTGGGGATGTCCAGGCAGACGTGCGGGTCGATGGTGCGCGGGACCGGGGTGGCGTCGTCCGGGCTCGTGTCGTCGACGATGGCGTTCGACGCCAGGTCGTGGTTGGAGTTGCCCGCCGAGGCCACGCTGAGCACGCCCTTGCGCTCGGCGTACTTGGTCGCCCGGCCGAGGGCCTCCACCAGCGCCTTCTGATCGTCGTCCGCCTTGCAGTTGTAGAGCCAGGGGTCGACGTAGTAGCTGTTGTTGGTCACCTCGATCCCCTTCTCGGCGGCGAACATGAAGCCGCAGACGACCGCCTCGGTGAAGAACAGGCTGGTGCCCGGCTCGCTCACCTTGATCGCCGCGACCTGCACGCCCGGCGCGACACCCGCGACGCCGATGCCGTTGCGCGCGGCCGCTATGGTCCCGGCCACGTGCGTGCCGTGGTCGCTGCCGTCGGGGTACGGGCGCCAGGCGCCGTCCGTGGTGTCCGCGACGCCGCCGACACAGTTGGCCGACTGGCCCTTGGAGAAGTTCGGGGCGAGGTCCGGGTGGGTGTCGTCGACACCCGTGTCGATGACACCCACGGTGACGTTCCGGCTGCCATCGTTGATCTTGTGCGCCTGATCGGCCTTGATCGCCCGCAGGTCCCACTGGTTGGGCTCCAGCGGCTCCTGACCGTCCGTGGCCTTCGCCGCGGCCTTGGCGGCGTCCGCGGCGCTGAGCTTCTGCGTCGTGCCCTCCTCGGTGGTCGCGACCGTCTGGAGGGGGGCCGTCCGGGTGGCGCCGACCGACACGAACAGGCTGCGCTGCGCGCGCAGCTGCTTGGCGAAGTCCGGGTTCTGGGAGTGTGCGACGACGACCCCGATCTGCTCATAGGACGTCACCACCGTTCCGCCGGCCCGCTCGACGGCCTTCTTCGCGGCCTTCACCGAGGCGTACGTGGTCAGGTTCGCGACGTACGAGAGCTTGGGGCCGGTGGTGTCGGGCTTCGCCGCGACCGCCGTGTCCGCCGTGTTGCCCAGCGGAGCGGCGGACGCCGCGACCGAGGGCAGGAAGGCGAGCGAGGCGGTGAGCGCCAGGCCGACCGGAACGGCGATACGCCGGCGGCCGGGTCCCAGATGAGCCATGGGTTCTCCACATCATCCGTGAAAGAGCCGTCCGCGCGGGGTCGCGTCGGACGGCGGGTCCATGACAACCGAACCTAGTGCCGGCGATCTACTTTCCGCCATCAGTTCGACGAAATCGGATTCCGAAGAATCATCCGAAGAATCAACGGGTGTTGAACCGTCCCGACGCGCCGTACGTGCCGTTGACAAGGGGGGATCAGCGCCACCGTCCCCCCACACGGAGGTTGTTTTGTCCGTCGTCCCCACCGCACCCGCGTCACAAGGAGAGCCCCCCGTGACCACCGAAGCAGCGCCGCCGCACGGCAGTGCGGGAACGCCCACGGCGAGCCCCACGGCAGAACAGTTCGCAGCCGTCCAGCAGAGCGCCGAGTTCGCCGAACTGCGCAGCTCCTACCGCTCCTTCGCCTTCCCGCTCACCGTGGCCTTCATCGCCTGGTACCTGCTCTACGTCCTCCTGTCCAACTACGCCGGCGGCTTCATGGGGACCAAGCTCTTCGGCAACATCAACGTCGCCCTCGTGTTCGGCCTCGCCCAGTTCGCGACGACGTTCCTCATCGCCTGGCTGTACTCCCGGCACGCCGCCTCGAAGCTGGACCCGAAGGCCGCGGCGATCAAGGCGCGGATGGAGGCCGGCGAATGAGCGGCACCCTCCCCGCCCACCTCGCGGCGAACGTGGCCGCGGGCGCCACCGAGCACCGGCCGCTGATCATCACCCTGTTCGGTCTCTTCGTCGTCGCCACCCTCGTCATCACGATCTGGGCCGGCCGCCAGACCAAGGACGCCGCCGACTTCTACGCGGGCGGCCGCCAGTTCACCGGCTTCCAGAACGGCCTGGCCATCTCCGGCGACTACATGTCCGCCGCGTCCTTCCTCGGCATCGCCGGCGTCATCGCCCTCAAGGGCTACGACGGCTTCCTGTACTCCATCGGCTTCCTGGTCGCCTGGCTGGTGGCCCTGCTGCTGGTCGCCGAACCGCTGCGCAATTCGGGCCGCTACACGATGGGCGACGTCCTCGCCTACCGGATGCGCCAGCGCCCCGTACGCACCGCCGCGGGCACCTCCACCATCGTGGTCTCGATCTTCTACCTGCTGGCCCAGATGGCCGGCGCCGGCGTACTGGTCTCCCTGCTCCTCGGGATCACCAGTGACGGCGGCCAGATCGCCATCGTCGCGCTGGTCGGCGTGCTGATGATCCTCTACGTCACCATCGGCGGCATGAAGGGCACCACCTGGGTCCAGATGGTCAAGGCCGTCCTCCTCATCGCGGGCGCCCTGCTGATCACCTTCCTGGTGATGTGGAAGTTCAACTTCAACGTCTCCGACCTGCTCGGCAAAGCGGCCGAGAACAGCGGCAAGGGCTCGTCCTTCCTGGAACCCGGACTCAAGTACGGCATCACCGGGACCTCGAAGCTGGACTTCATCTCCCTGGGCCTCGCGCTGGTCCTCGGCACGGCCGGCCTGCCGCACATCCTGATCCGCTTCTACACGGTGCCCACCGCGAAGGCCGCCCGCAAGTCCGTGAACTGGGCCATCGGCATCATCGGCGTCTTCTACCTGATGACGATCGCCCTCGGCTTCGGCGCCGCCGCCCTGCTCAGCCCCAAGGAGATCACCGACTCCAACCCGTCCGGCAACACCGCCGCCCCGCTCCTGGCCCAGGCCGTCGGCGGCGGTGCCGACTCCACCGGCGGCGCGATCCTGCTCGCCGTGATCTCCGCGGTCGCCTTCGCCACGATCCTCGCCGTGGTCGCCGGCCTGACCCTCGCCTCCTCCTCTTCCTTCGCGCACGACATCTACGTCAACGTGATCCGCAAGGGCGAGGCCACCGAGAAGGAGGAGGTACGGGCGGCCCGCTGGTCCACCGTCGTCATCGGCGCCGTCGCCATCGTCCTCGGCGCGCTCGCCCGGGACATCAACATCGCGGGCCTGGTCGCCCTCGCCTTCGCCGTCGCGGCCTCGGCGAACCTCCCGACGATCCTCTACAGCCTCTTCTGGAAGCGGTTCACCACCCGGGGCGCCCTCTGGTCGATCTACGGCGGCCTGATCTCGTCCGTGGTCCTGGTGCTCTTCTCACCCGTCGTGTCCGGCAACGACAAGACCTCGATGTTCAAGGGGGTCGACTTCCACTGGTTCCCCCTGGAGAACCCCGGGATCGTCTCCATCCCGCTCGGGTTCCTGCTGGGCTGGCTCGGCACCGTCCTGTCCAAGGAGCAGGCCGACCCCCAGAAGTTCGCGGAGCTTGAGGTCCGCTCCCTTACGGGAACGGGCGCGCACTGACACCGTGCTCATGTGACATGAGCCGAGCACCCAACGTGGCCGCGTCGTACTTCTCTACGACGCGGCCACGCCGCGTCTCGTTCATTTGGGCATCCCTACGCGTCACACCCGTCGCGTAGGCTCGAATACAGCGCCGGGCGTTTACCCGAAGTGGCGCGAACGTCTCTATGGACCGGACAGGGAGGGGGCCCGAAATGCTTCTGGACACCTACGGCCGCGTGGCCACTGACCTGCGCGTCTCGCTCACCGACCGGTGCAATCTGCGCTGCACGTACTGCATGCCCGAAGAAGGCCTGCAGTGGCTCGGCAAGTCCGATCTGCTCACCGACGAGGAGATCGTCCGGCTGATCCGGATCGCCGTCACACAGCTCGGGATCACCGAGGTCCGCTTCACCGGCGGAGAACCGCTGCTGCGCCCCGGCCTGGTCGGGATCGTCGAGCAGTGCGCGGCCCTGGAGCCGCGCCCCCAGATGTCCCTGACCACCAACGGCATCGGCCTCAAGCGCACCGCGCAGGCGCTCAAGGCCGCCGGGCTGGACCGGGTAAACGTTTCGCTGGACACGCTCCGGCCCGAGGTCTTCAAGACCCTCACCCGGCGTGACCGCCACCGCGACGTCATCGACGGCATGGCCGCGGCCCGCGAGGCCGGCCTGACCCCCGTCAAGGTCAACGCCGTCCTGATGCCGGGCCTCAACGAGGACGAGGCCCCCGACCTGCTCGCCTGGGCCGTGGAGAACGAGTACGAGCTCCGCTTCATCGAGCAGATGCCGCTCGACGCCCAGCACGGCTGGAAGCGCGAGGGCATGATCACCGCCGGTGACATCCTGGCCTCGCTGCGCACCCGCTTCACCCTCACCGAGGAAGGCGCCGAGGAGCGCGGCTCCGCCCCCGCCGAGCGCTGGGTGGTCGACGGCGGACCCGCCACCGTCGGCGTCATCGCCTCGGTCACCCGCCCCTTCTGCGGCGCCTGCGACCGTACGAGGCTCACGGCCGACGGCCAGGTCCGTACGTGCCTGTTCGCCACCGAGGAGTCGGACCTGCGCGCCGCGCTGCGCTCCGGGGCCCCGGACGAGGAGATCGCCCGCCTGTGGAAGGTGGCGATGTGGGGCAAGAAGGCCGGGTCCGGACTCGACGACCCGTCCTTCCTCCAGCCCGACCGCCCGATGTCCGCGATCGGCGGCTGACGGCCGACGACCGGCAGCCGTCGTCGGGCGCCCGACGACGGGCGGCCGACGCCGGCCGCTACGGGCGCTCCGAGCCCTCCGGCTGGACCCACTCGTCGAGCTTCACGACGTCCTTGAGGAACCCGCGCACTCCCAGGAACTGGGAGAGGTGCTCCCGGTGCTCCTCGCACGCCAGCCAGGTCT
Protein-coding sequences here:
- a CDS encoding zinc-dependent alcohol dehydrogenase family protein, with the translated sequence MRATVIHAPHDIRVEEVPDAAIQRPEDAVVRVLRACICGSDLWAYRGEAARQPGQRIGHEFLGVVEETGPAVSGLKAGDLVVAPFMWSDGTCDYCSEGLYTSCVHGGFWGSVGFDGGQGEAVRVPHADGTLVKLPAEAVSDDHLLTGLLALSDVMGTGHHAALGAGVRKGSTVAVVGDGAVGLCGVLAAKRLGAERIIALGRHTARTDIAKLFGATDVVAERGEAAEAAVRELTGGQGAHAVIEAVGTEQSMRTAVNITRDGGAVGYVGVPHGSGTGLDLGVMFDRNIALRGGVAPVRAYIPELLEDVLSGAIDPAPVFDRAVSLDEVPDGYRAMDDRSALKVLIKP
- a CDS encoding S8 family peptidase, which gives rise to MAHLGPGRRRIAVPVGLALTASLAFLPSVAASAAPLGNTADTAVAAKPDTTGPKLSYVANLTTYASVKAAKKAVERAGGTVVTSYEQIGVVVAHSQNPDFAKQLRAQRSLFVSVGATRTAPLQTVATTEEGTTQKLSAADAAKAAAKATDGQEPLEPNQWDLRAIKADQAHKINDGSRNVTVGVIDTGVDDTHPDLAPNFSKGQSANCVGGVADTTDGAWRPYPDGSDHGTHVAGTIAAARNGIGVAGVAPGVQVAAIKVSEPGTSLFFTEAVVCGFMFAAEKGIEVTNNSYYVDPWLYNCKADDDQKALVEALGRATKYAERKGVLSVASAGNSNHDLASNAIVDDTSPDDATPVPRTIDPHVCLDIPTQLPGVVTVSATGDQGLRSYYSSFGLGVVDVAAPGGDKWQVPATPDANGRVLSTLPGGGYGYKQGTSMAGPHVAGVAALLKSAHPKATPSQLQAMLKAQATKVACPEKIYDAAGALVDAATCQSKWGQTGYYGYGVVDALKAVK
- a CDS encoding DUF485 domain-containing protein, whose amino-acid sequence is MTTEAAPPHGSAGTPTASPTAEQFAAVQQSAEFAELRSSYRSFAFPLTVAFIAWYLLYVLLSNYAGGFMGTKLFGNINVALVFGLAQFATTFLIAWLYSRHAASKLDPKAAAIKARMEAGE
- a CDS encoding solute symporter family protein; amino-acid sequence: MSGTLPAHLAANVAAGATEHRPLIITLFGLFVVATLVITIWAGRQTKDAADFYAGGRQFTGFQNGLAISGDYMSAASFLGIAGVIALKGYDGFLYSIGFLVAWLVALLLVAEPLRNSGRYTMGDVLAYRMRQRPVRTAAGTSTIVVSIFYLLAQMAGAGVLVSLLLGITSDGGQIAIVALVGVLMILYVTIGGMKGTTWVQMVKAVLLIAGALLITFLVMWKFNFNVSDLLGKAAENSGKGSSFLEPGLKYGITGTSKLDFISLGLALVLGTAGLPHILIRFYTVPTAKAARKSVNWAIGIIGVFYLMTIALGFGAAALLSPKEITDSNPSGNTAAPLLAQAVGGGADSTGGAILLAVISAVAFATILAVVAGLTLASSSSFAHDIYVNVIRKGEATEKEEVRAARWSTVVIGAVAIVLGALARDINIAGLVALAFAVAASANLPTILYSLFWKRFTTRGALWSIYGGLISSVVLVLFSPVVSGNDKTSMFKGVDFHWFPLENPGIVSIPLGFLLGWLGTVLSKEQADPQKFAELEVRSLTGTGAH
- the moaA gene encoding GTP 3',8-cyclase MoaA, which encodes MLLDTYGRVATDLRVSLTDRCNLRCTYCMPEEGLQWLGKSDLLTDEEIVRLIRIAVTQLGITEVRFTGGEPLLRPGLVGIVEQCAALEPRPQMSLTTNGIGLKRTAQALKAAGLDRVNVSLDTLRPEVFKTLTRRDRHRDVIDGMAAAREAGLTPVKVNAVLMPGLNEDEAPDLLAWAVENEYELRFIEQMPLDAQHGWKREGMITAGDILASLRTRFTLTEEGAEERGSAPAERWVVDGGPATVGVIASVTRPFCGACDRTRLTADGQVRTCLFATEESDLRAALRSGAPDEEIARLWKVAMWGKKAGSGLDDPSFLQPDRPMSAIGG